A window from Dioscorea cayenensis subsp. rotundata cultivar TDr96_F1 chromosome 10, TDr96_F1_v2_PseudoChromosome.rev07_lg8_w22 25.fasta, whole genome shotgun sequence encodes these proteins:
- the LOC120270737 gene encoding UPF0496 protein At1g20180-like yields MLLQPEQHTVPSILDSILFPKAMQDLKLLMLTYFETSAEASRLCSHLLSSINQAHYDFHFIKEALEKINDGSSIQETNLAVSQLVSFTLSDNPLSNTDQHEFKLMQDRYTAILHQLKSKKKKVTRRMKFIHGLKTVAGVCLIVACSVLALVAVVIAVHSLSGLLMGPALLGCTPFVQLKKKFSMFRLFRSRFLRRLMEQLDAAAKGTYILNRDFDTVSRLVSRLHDEFEHNKMMIKFCLERRNDRVLIEEVVKELKKCGRGLEQQIEELEEHVFLCLVTINRARLLVINEISKPQP; encoded by the coding sequence ATGCTACTCCAACCAGAGCAACACACTGTGCCTTCTATCCTTGAttcaatcctcttcccaaaagcAATGCAAGATCTAAAGCTCCTCATGCTCACCTACTTTGAAACCAGTGCAGAAGCCTCAAGACTTTGCAGCCATCTCTTGTCAAGCATCAATCAGGCTCACTATGATTTCCACTTCATCAAGGAAGCTCTTGAAAAAATCAATGATGGCTCTTCAATTCAAGAAACAAACCTAGCAGTCTCTCAACTTGTTTCCTTCACTCTCTCTGACAATCCACTCTCCAACACTGATCAACATGAATTCAAACTAATGCAAGATAGGTATACTGCCATTTTGCACCAACttaaaagcaagaagaagaaggtgacaAGAAGAATGAAGTTCATACATGGTTTAAAGACGGTTGCCGGTGTTTGCCTTATAGTGGCTTGCAGTGTGCTCGCTTTGGTTGCAGTCGTCATCGCCGTGCATTCACTCTCCGGTCTGCTCATGGGGCCAGCTTTGCTAGGATGTACACCATTTGTTCAGCTCAAGAAGAAGTTCAGCATGTTTAGACTGTTTAGAAGTAGGTTTCTACGAAGACTAATGGAACAGCTTGATGCTGCTGCAAAAGGGACTTATATTCTTAACCGGGATTTCGATACAGTAAGCCGATTAGTTTCTCGGCTTCACGATGAGTTTGAGCACAATAAAATGATGATTAAGTTTTGCCTTGAGAGGAGAAACGATCGGGTTCTGATCGAAGAAGTTGTGAAGGAGTTGAAGAAGTGTGGTAGAGGACTTGAACAACAGATTGAAGAGCTTGAAGAACATGTCTTCTTATGCCTTGTGACTATTAATAGAGCCAGGCTTTTAGTCATCAATGAAATTTCTAAACCACAACCATAA
- the LOC120270954 gene encoding LOW QUALITY PROTEIN: citrate-binding protein-like (The sequence of the model RefSeq protein was modified relative to this genomic sequence to represent the inferred CDS: deleted 2 bases in 2 codons) — MASYFFYLLVSVFLPLNVHVHRAISESTKINDDPTQGFLNIPLNSSNFIIRSPYDLSVSDRYSFVDGIHKMWVLSSDKPHSPLSLTSPRTEIRIHGYDYNWGVWQFEGHAYVPGGTSGVSIMQVFGATSRPTTLMLHVYNGALMYYNSTLIDDKIYINAWFQVNVIHDVIASVVSVYIDRKLKLNVLDHGGVFHYFKCGVYAQNYSSTSCMESKWKGIKLLKKGT; from the exons ATGGCTTCCTATTTCTTCTACTTACTAGTTTCTGTTTTCCTTCCCCTCAATGTCCATGTCCACAGAGCTATTTCAGAATCAACAAAGATTAATGATGATCCAACACAAGGTTTTCTTAACATTCCTCTCAATAGTTCCAACTTTATTATCCGAAGTCCTTATGATTTATCAGTCTCTGATCGATATAGTTTCGTCGATGGCATTCACAAGATGTGGGTCTTATCTTCTGATAAACCTCATTCTCCATTGAGCCTCACTTCTCCTCGAACCGAAATTCGAATACAT GGATATGATTACAATTGGGGAGTATGGCAATTTGAAGGCCATGCATATGTTCCAGGAGGAACTTCAGGTGTATCTATCATGCAAGTATTTGGTGCCACTTCTAGACCCACCACTCTGATGCTTCATGTCTACAATGGTGCACTTATGTACTACAATTCTACGCTCATCGACGACAAAATATAC ATAAATGCATGGTTTCAAGTGAATGTTATCCATGATGTGATTGCAAGTGTTGTTAGTGTTTACATAGATAGAAAACTTAAGCTAAATGTACTCGATCATGGAGGTGTGTTTCATTACTTCAAATGTGGAGTATATGCCCAAAATTACAGTTCA ACTTCATGCATGGAGTCAAAATGGAAGGGGATAAAACTCTTGAAGAAAGGAACCTGA
- the LOC120270852 gene encoding keratin, type I cytoskeletal 9-like, with the protein MDGEKEHHHHLFHRHKDEKPAEETGYGGGEYTGGYGDTQSKYSSGGGDYTEGYANTQSKYSTEGGEFTEGYGNTQSKYSTGGGEYTGEYGGTETKYSSGEGGDGDYNSGYANPEYGSGEGKYTGEEYNKEEEREKYKKEEKHHKHKEHLGEMGAVAAGAFALYEKHEAKKDPEHAHRHKIEEEVAAAVGVGSGGYAFHEHHEKKEAKEDAEEAEGKKKHHFFG; encoded by the exons ATGGACGGCGAGAAggaacaccaccaccacctcttTCACCGCCACAAAGACGAGAAACCGGCGGAGGAGACGGGTTACGGTGGCGGTGAGTACACCGGTGGGTACGGTGACACACAATCAAAGTACTCGAGCGGGGGCGGTGACTACACCGAAGGTTACGCTAACACGCAGTCGAAGTACTCCACTGAAGGCGGTGAGTTCACCGAAGGGTACGGTAACACTCAGTCGAAGTACTCGACTGGGGGTGGTGAGTATACCGGTGAGTATGGTGGGACAGAGACCAAGTACTCGAGCGGGGAAGGAGGTGACGGTGATTATAACTCCGGTTACGCGAACCCTGAGTATGGATCCGGAGAAGGTAAGTATACCGGGGAGGAGTACAATAAGGAGGAGGAGCGGGAGAAGTAtaagaaggaggagaagcacCATAAGCACAAGGAGCACCTCGGTGAGATGGGCGCCGTCGCAGCCGGTGCTTTCGCTCTG TATGAGAAGCATGAGGCAAAGAAGGATCCAGAGCATGCACACAGGCACAAGATAGAGGAGGAGGTAGCAGCAGCTGTGGGAGTTGGCAGTGGAGGTTATGCATTCCATGAGCATcatgagaagaaagaagccaaggAGGATGCTGAAGAGGCTGAGGGCAAGAAGAAGCACCACTTCTttggatga
- the LOC120270051 gene encoding thioredoxin-like protein slr0233: MAVSSTPFLSCSFRPSISIDASNFSALPVRCPPTHHRLSRGFQRLSTIPQRQLTPRVQAMKQTFSSFDELLEKSDKPVLVDFYATWCGPCQMMVPVLEKVSEALKDKIQVVKIDTEKYTKIAGDYRIEALPTFILFRDGKPYDRFEGAMPPEKLIQWIENALSVSK; this comes from the exons ATGGCGGTTTCCTCCACGCCTTTCTTGTCGTGTAGCTTTCGCCCTTCGATCTCCATCGATGCATCCAACTTCTCCGCCTTGCCGGTGCGATGCCCACCGACCCATCATCGCCTTTCGCGAGGTTTCCAGCGGCTCTCGACGATTCCTCAGCGCCAGCTCACTCCGCGG GTACAAGCAATGAAGCAAACCTTTTCTTCATTTGATGAGTTGTTGGAAAAGTCTGATAAGCCTGTGCTGGTAGATTTTTATGCAACTTG GTGTGGTCCTTGTCAGATGATGGTTCCTGTTCTTGAAAAAGTTAGTGAGGCTTTGAAAGACAAAATCCAAGTGGTGAAAATTGACACGGAGAAGTATACAAAGATTGCAGGTGACTATAGAATAGAAGCACTTCCCACATTTATACTTTTCAGGGATGGGAAACCCTATGACCGCTTT GAAGGAGCAATGCCTCCTGAGAAGCTCATCCAGTGGATTGAGAATGCATTAAGCGTCTCCAAATAG